One Bombina bombina isolate aBomBom1 chromosome 5, aBomBom1.pri, whole genome shotgun sequence DNA segment encodes these proteins:
- the FIGNL1 gene encoding fidgetin-like protein 1, with protein sequence MQTSDTNSVHLNEWQKNAFALTSGTCSPRQKAEVYRAHLAQIQYAWANSEISEAAAIHLFKKYSEKCSAIIDSDKVETGLNNYADSIMTLAKCQRNDSDKWQSSFTVSNVLKLKCVQDMTEAARKVQASLLASADASVSTGNGVSASGSVGFPNINVLSRPGYKEPQAASFKCQIPEGASNFAQISSTSTVISTNVTAASKISPNIPLNSKVFATTSLFGNTEAATLTKACTTAIPNQFASDSPTGLTNSTKRKNFYSTSENMDTQSSFINHKQKNSGQATYNSNQADGNNQCSFKTAKEQLWVDQQKKYNNQPQRNVGPSTCGGGAKRSLGAGRSRGLHGKFVPPIPRQEDGDENKSMQRKAYGADNSEMNVLFDERLKNIEPRMIELITSEIMDHGPPLNWDDIAGLEFAKTTIKEIVVWPMLRPDIFTGLRGPPKGILLFGPPGTGKTLIGKCIACQSGATFFSISASSLTSKWVGEGEKMVRALFAVARCHQPAVIFIDEIDSLLSQRGEGEHESSRRIKTEFLVQLDGATTSSEDRILVVGATNRPQEIDEAARRRLVKRLYIPLPEATARKQIVVSLMSKEHCCLTDKEIELIVSQAEGFSGADMTQLCREAALGPIRSIQVMDISTITADQVRPIAYIDFQNAFQTVRPSVSQKDLELYENWNKTFGCGR encoded by the coding sequence ATGCAGACATCTGATACCAATTCTGTTCATTTGAATGAATGGCAAAAAAATGCATTTGCTCTGACCTCTGGCACCTGCTCCCCAAGACAGAAGGCAGAAGTGTATCGTGCACATCTTGCACAGATTCAGTATGCATGGGCAAACTCTGAAATCTCAGAGGCAGCGGCTATCCACCTGTTCAAGAAGTATTCTGAGAAGTGCTCTGCTATTATTGACTCTGACAAGGTGGAGACTGGATTGAATAACTATGCAGACAGTATTATGACTTTGGCTAAATGTCAGAGAAATGACAGTGACAAGTGGCAGTCCTCCTTCACAGTCAGTAATGTTTTAAAACTAAAGTGTGTGCAGGATATGACTGAGGCTGCCAGAAAAGTCCAGGCGTCTCTGTTGGCTTCAGCAGATGCTTCAGTTAGTACTGGTAATGGGGTCAGTGCTTCTGGAAGTGTTGGCTTTCCAAATATTAATGTCCTTAGCCGACCAGGGTATAAAGAGCCACAAGCTGCTTCATTCAAATGTCAAATACCAGAGGGAGCATCAAATTTTGCTCAGATCAGTTCTACTTCAACAGTGATTAGTACAAATGTTACTGCAGCTTCAAAGATTTCCCCTAACATACCACTTAACAGCAAAGTTTTTGCCACAACATCATTATTTGGAAATACTGAAGCAGCTACTTTAACAAAGGCATGTACAACGGCAATCCCAAACCAGTTTGCGTCTGATAGCCCTACAGGTTTAACAAATTCAACAAAgagaaaaaacttttattccaCAAGTGAAAACATGGACACACAATCTAGCTTTATcaatcacaaacaaaaaaatagCGGACAAGCTACTTACAATTCTAATCAGGCAGATGGAAATAATCAGTGTAGTTTTAAAACTGCGAAAGAACAGTTATGGGTGGATcagcaaaaaaaatataacaaccaaCCTCAACGTAATGTAGGTCCTAgtacatgtggtggtggtgctaaAAGATCATTGGGAGCTGGTCGCTCTCGTGGATTACATGGAAAATTTGTTCCTCCAATTCCTAGGCAAGAAGATGGTGATGAGAACAAAAGCATGCAGAGGAAAGCTTATGGGGCTGACAATAGTGAAATGAATGTACTTTTTGATGAGCGTTTAAAAAACATTGAACCAAGGATGATTGAGCTGATCACAAGTGAGATCATGGATCATGGTCCTCCATTGAACTGGGATGATATTGCAGGTTTAGAATTTGCCAAAACTACCATAAAAGAAATTGTTGTctggccaatgctgaggccagacATATTTACTGGCCTGAGAGGCCCTCCCAAAGGAATACTTCTCTTTGGTCCTCCAGGCACAGGAAAAACTCTAATTGGCAAATGCATTGCTTGTCAGTCTGGGGCAACTTTTTTTAGCATTAGTGCATCATCGTTGACTTCTAAATGGGTTGGTGAAGGTGAAAAGATGGTTCGTGCTCTCTTTGCAGTCGCCAGATGTCACCAGCCTGCTGTGATTTTCATAGATGAAATTGATTCTCTCTTATCTCAGCGTGGTGAAGGAGAGCACGAGTCTTCAAGAAGGATTAAAACTGAATTTTTGGTTCAGCTAGATGGTGCTACAACATCCTCAGAGGACCGCATCCTTGTAGTGGGTGCTACAAACCGGCCTCAAGAAATCGATGAGGCAGCCCGAAGACGACTGGTTAAAAGACTATATATTCCTTTGCCAGAAGCTACTGCTAGGAAACAAATAGTTGTTAGTTTAATGTCAAAGGAGCATTGCTGTCTCACAGACAAAGAAATAGAGCTAATTGTTTCACAGGCTGAGGGCTTCTCTGGTGCGGATATGACACAGCTTTGTCGCGAGGCTGCTCTTGGTCCTATAAGAAGCATACAGGTTATGGACATTTCTACAATAACAGCAGACCAAGTCCGACCCATTGCTTATATTGATTTCCAAAATGCTTTTCAGACTGTGCGACCTAGTGTTTCACAAAAAGATTTAGAGTTATATGAGAACTGGAACAAAACCTTTGGTTGTGGACGATAA